A DNA window from Tenuifilaceae bacterium CYCD contains the following coding sequences:
- a CDS encoding oxidoreductase, with protein sequence MRVNEYIETRRSAMAFRPEHISIEDIKQLLTAASLAPSAYNEQPWRFYVARREKDAGFSRILNALAEPNQLWARNASVLVATAVEIKLSHNGADNYYALHDLGLATSSMLIQAQSMGLITHVMGGFDKEILRGNLSIPDSQQIGAVIAIGLPGSIDELPEKLKERSMSPRNRKALDEVCRFV encoded by the coding sequence ATGAGAGTTAATGAATACATAGAAACCCGCCGTAGCGCAATGGCATTTCGGCCTGAGCATATCAGCATTGAGGATATTAAACAACTTTTGACTGCGGCTAGTTTGGCTCCGTCGGCTTACAATGAGCAACCTTGGCGATTTTATGTTGCACGCAGGGAGAAGGATGCCGGATTTAGCAGGATTCTAAACGCTCTTGCAGAGCCCAATCAACTGTGGGCCAGAAATGCATCGGTACTGGTTGCCACAGCGGTTGAAATCAAGTTAAGCCATAATGGAGCCGATAATTACTATGCCCTCCACGATTTGGGTTTGGCTACAAGCAGTATGCTTATTCAGGCACAATCAATGGGGCTTATAACTCACGTTATGGGTGGATTTGATAAGGAGATTCTTCGAGGAAATTTATCAATTCCTGATTCGCAGCAGATAGGCGCTGTTATAGCAATTGGTTTGCCCGGTAGTATTGATGAACTGCCCGAAAAGTTGAAGGAGAGGTCAATGTCGCCAAGGAATAGGAAAGCATTAGATGAGGTGTGTAGGTTTGTATAA
- a CDS encoding TonB-dependent receptor: protein MNNNRVIKSVGIFLFCLVNLSAFAQKGSIEGVIIDKLRAETLVGATVVIQGTTNGTITDFDGKFILGNLAPATYNVVVSFISYKPVVIEGIKVEANKASVINVELEEVTTAIESVTITATRRSNTDVAMISAIKASNIVANGITAQQITRTQDKDASEVIKRVPGISIIEDRFVVVRGLNQRYNSVWINNASTPSSETDQKAFSFDIIPSSMIDNILIAKSPSPELPADFTGGFIKIYTKNMPEKNFFQVGYSSTYNTEDDYSSFQLINKGKYDWLGIDNGERALPDNFPSTLKGLSNSQLATLGKEFNSNWAPKKVTAYPEQKLSINFGRRFQIGDKQIGTITNINYGVANNSDVKILKSYQAQFNLGDTPNYNYNYSDSSFSRVTKIGVLHNWALFLEKGNKIEFRNLLNINGKNTTIVRNGLNGYEGYTVRSYQDKYMSRVSYSGQLGGEHKFGDNDKNKIDWVLGFSYSGKNEPDLKQLRTTLQNDPLFAHYGEYYASVGLTPSVSDAGRLFMRLNEYISSLGFNYERKLKIGNWQPSIKTGIYSEYKDRAFDTRIIGLAKNSSYTESVWLPVSTIFSPDNINTGTDGFIIKETTSKSDSYKANNALMAGYVALSTNITNKIKFYGGVRAEYNSLRLDGYDSYNHVVNLKSNHLDLFPSANLTYNFNEKNLIRLATGLSVNRPEFREIAPFYFYNFEDEADYIGNTELENCYVWNYDLRYEYYPSSSETFSFGVFYKDFKSTIESTYKPAGNRPTYTYNNANQATSLGVEVELRKSLESIELLKDSYIVANAAYIYSKVIFPKGSIFEDREMQGQSPFLINTGIFYSNEKHKINASVQYNVIGDRLVSIGKVNQNADQNIPNIIEKQKHIVDLTVSKEFFNSVEFKFGIRNLLNQKTISYFPYLNGSGDNSLYLDNKRSSDGISFTFGITAKF from the coding sequence ATGAATAACAATCGAGTGATTAAAAGTGTTGGCATTTTTCTTTTTTGTTTAGTTAACCTATCCGCTTTTGCCCAAAAGGGAAGTATTGAGGGTGTAATAATCGACAAACTAAGAGCGGAGACCCTAGTTGGTGCAACTGTAGTTATTCAAGGAACAACTAACGGAACAATAACCGATTTCGACGGTAAATTTATTCTGGGTAATCTAGCCCCAGCAACCTATAATGTTGTGGTTTCATTTATTTCCTATAAACCAGTTGTTATTGAAGGAATTAAGGTAGAAGCCAATAAAGCATCAGTAATTAATGTTGAACTGGAGGAAGTCACAACTGCCATTGAGAGCGTTACGATTACTGCAACACGACGAAGTAACACAGATGTTGCAATGATAAGTGCCATAAAAGCAAGCAATATTGTTGCAAATGGAATTACTGCACAGCAAATTACCCGCACACAGGACAAGGATGCCTCGGAGGTGATTAAGCGAGTTCCCGGAATATCGATTATTGAGGACAGATTTGTGGTAGTTCGCGGCTTGAACCAACGCTACAATAGCGTATGGATCAACAATGCATCGACCCCATCGAGCGAAACCGACCAAAAAGCGTTCTCGTTCGACATTATTCCCAGCTCTATGATCGACAATATACTTATCGCAAAAAGTCCTTCGCCAGAACTACCTGCCGATTTTACCGGTGGTTTTATCAAGATTTACACCAAGAATATGCCCGAAAAAAATTTCTTCCAAGTTGGATATTCAAGCACTTACAACACTGAGGACGATTACTCCAGTTTTCAACTTATAAACAAAGGTAAGTACGATTGGTTGGGTATTGACAACGGGGAAAGAGCCCTACCCGATAACTTTCCAAGTACATTAAAAGGTTTATCCAACTCTCAACTGGCAACATTAGGTAAAGAGTTTAACAGCAACTGGGCTCCCAAGAAAGTAACTGCTTACCCAGAGCAAAAACTATCGATAAACTTTGGTCGCAGATTTCAAATTGGCGATAAACAAATTGGTACTATTACCAATATCAACTATGGAGTAGCAAATAATTCCGATGTAAAAATCCTTAAAAGTTACCAAGCACAATTCAACTTGGGCGATACCCCTAATTATAACTATAACTATTCCGATAGTTCATTCTCTAGAGTTACAAAAATTGGTGTTTTACATAACTGGGCTTTATTTTTAGAAAAGGGGAATAAAATTGAATTCCGAAACCTCTTAAACATCAATGGTAAAAATACCACCATCGTACGAAATGGATTGAACGGTTACGAAGGCTATACGGTGCGCTCATATCAGGATAAGTATATGTCGCGTGTTTCGTATTCCGGACAGCTGGGTGGCGAGCATAAGTTTGGCGACAATGACAAGAATAAAATTGATTGGGTACTCGGCTTTTCGTACTCTGGTAAGAACGAACCCGATTTAAAACAGCTAAGAACCACGCTTCAGAACGATCCTTTGTTTGCACATTACGGAGAGTATTACGCTTCGGTTGGGCTAACCCCATCGGTTAGCGATGCAGGAAGGCTATTTATGAGGTTAAACGAATACATCTCATCGCTTGGATTTAACTACGAGCGCAAACTTAAGATTGGCAATTGGCAACCATCAATAAAAACAGGGATATACTCGGAGTATAAGGATAGAGCCTTTGATACCAGAATCATTGGGTTAGCCAAAAACTCATCGTATACCGAATCGGTTTGGTTACCTGTTTCAACAATTTTTAGCCCAGATAACATCAACACTGGTACCGATGGTTTCATAATTAAGGAAACAACCAGCAAATCGGACAGCTACAAGGCTAACAATGCGCTAATGGCAGGATATGTTGCGCTAAGCACAAACATCACAAACAAAATAAAGTTTTACGGAGGTGTTCGTGCCGAGTACAACAGTTTACGGTTAGATGGTTACGATAGCTACAATCACGTAGTTAACTTAAAGTCTAACCATCTGGACCTTTTCCCTTCAGCAAACCTAACCTATAATTTCAACGAAAAGAATTTAATCCGCTTGGCAACTGGCCTATCGGTAAACAGACCAGAGTTTAGGGAGATTGCTCCATTTTATTTCTACAATTTTGAGGATGAGGCCGACTACATTGGAAATACCGAACTGGAAAACTGCTACGTTTGGAATTACGATTTACGTTACGAGTACTACCCAAGTTCAAGCGAAACGTTCTCATTTGGAGTATTCTACAAAGATTTTAAATCGACAATTGAATCGACCTATAAGCCTGCAGGAAACCGCCCTACATATACATACAACAATGCAAATCAGGCAACCAGCTTGGGAGTTGAAGTGGAACTTCGCAAATCGCTCGAATCCATTGAATTACTGAAAGATTCTTACATAGTTGCAAACGCAGCCTACATCTACAGCAAGGTAATCTTCCCAAAGGGTTCAATTTTCGAGGACAGAGAGATGCAAGGGCAATCGCCATTCCTAATTAACACGGGTATTTTCTACAGCAACGAGAAGCATAAAATAAATGCCTCGGTACAATACAATGTCATTGGCGACAGGCTAGTGTCAATTGGAAAAGTAAATCAGAACGCCGACCAAAACATCCCAAATATCATTGAGAAGCAAAAACATATTGTAGATCTAACTGTAAGCAAGGAATTCTTTAACTCGGTTGAATTTAAGTTTGGTATCAGAAACCTACTAAATCAAAAAACGATTAGCTACTTCCCTTACCTTAATGGTTCTGGAGATAATAGTTTGTACTTGGATAACAAACGTAGCTCCGATGGTATATCATTCACTTTCGGGATAACGGCTAAGTTTTAG
- a CDS encoding oxidoreductase yields MVSFKDRLVWITGASSGIGKEITIQLAKEGAKLLISSNNPTELSDVAKICKDYTNFCIEIPIDLSNPQEVKQIADDTINKYGTIYLLINNGGISQRSLVMDTPIEIDRKLMEIDYFSYVILTKSVLPGMIAAKEGYIAATSSISGKFGFPLRSAYAAAKHAIQGFFETLRVEMLPYNVSVTIAYPGRIRTNISLNAIDQNGKAHGVMDPGQDTGLSAKECAKRYIKAIKKRKPEILIGKGELLAVHIKRLFPSIFFKIVHKISRT; encoded by the coding sequence ATGGTAAGTTTTAAAGATCGATTAGTTTGGATTACAGGTGCGTCATCGGGAATTGGAAAAGAAATCACAATTCAACTGGCCAAGGAAGGTGCCAAACTGCTAATATCGTCAAACAACCCAACGGAACTTAGCGATGTGGCAAAAATCTGTAAGGATTACACCAATTTCTGCATCGAGATTCCAATCGACCTATCCAATCCCCAAGAGGTAAAACAAATTGCCGACGATACTATCAATAAATACGGCACAATCTACCTACTAATCAACAATGGAGGAATAAGCCAGCGCTCGTTGGTTATGGATACGCCCATTGAGATTGACAGAAAACTTATGGAGATTGATTACTTCTCCTACGTTATCCTCACAAAATCCGTTCTCCCAGGAATGATTGCTGCAAAGGAAGGCTACATTGCTGCCACTAGCAGCATATCTGGAAAATTTGGATTTCCTTTACGCTCAGCCTATGCCGCAGCGAAGCATGCCATTCAAGGATTCTTCGAAACACTCCGGGTTGAAATGTTGCCTTACAACGTATCGGTAACCATAGCTTATCCCGGACGAATAAGAACCAACATATCACTCAACGCTATCGACCAAAATGGCAAGGCTCACGGAGTAATGGATCCGGGACAAGATACTGGATTATCGGCCAAGGAATGCGCTAAACGATATATAAAAGCGATCAAGAAACGAAAACCCGAAATATTGATAGGCAAAGGTGAGCTCCTAGCCGTTCATATCAAAAGGTTATTCCCTTCAATCTTTTTTAAAATTGTACACAAAATAAGTCGAACATAA
- the rocD gene encoding ornithine--oxo-acid transaminase produces the protein MSKMTPKDYMDRESKFGAHNYHPLPVVLEKGKGVKVWDVEGKEYYDFLSAYSAVNQGHCHPKIVKALTDQAQILTLTSRAFYNNVLGEYEEFVTKYFGYDKVLPMNSGAEADETALKLARRWGVVKKGIPNDQVKIICCEGNFHGRTITIITMSNDPDSYANYGPLTPGFIRIPYNDASALEKVLKEHGKTTAAFILEPIQGEAGVFVPDEGYLKKTYELCKKNNVLFIADEVQTGIARTGKMLACDHEGVRPDILILGKAVSGGVMPVSCVLADDEIMLTIKPGEHGSTFGGNPVAAKVAIAALTVIKEEKLAENAEKMGKIFRDEMNNIKSEMIEIVRGKGLLNAVVIRNKPGKTAWDVCVAMAEKGVLAKPTHGNIIRFAPPLVITEAELRDAIGRIKEAFKQFE, from the coding sequence ATGAGTAAAATGACTCCAAAAGATTACATGGATCGCGAAAGTAAATTTGGCGCCCATAACTATCACCCACTTCCTGTGGTATTAGAAAAAGGAAAAGGCGTAAAGGTTTGGGATGTAGAAGGAAAAGAGTACTACGATTTTCTTTCGGCATACTCCGCAGTTAACCAAGGCCACTGCCATCCAAAAATTGTAAAAGCATTAACAGATCAGGCTCAAATTTTAACCCTTACATCTCGTGCTTTCTACAACAACGTTTTAGGCGAATACGAAGAGTTTGTAACCAAGTATTTTGGCTACGACAAGGTTCTACCTATGAACTCAGGAGCCGAAGCTGACGAAACAGCGCTTAAACTAGCTCGTCGTTGGGGTGTTGTAAAGAAAGGCATACCTAACGATCAGGTTAAAATTATTTGCTGCGAGGGGAACTTCCACGGTCGTACTATTACAATTATTACCATGTCCAATGACCCAGATTCGTATGCAAATTACGGTCCGCTAACACCTGGGTTTATCCGTATCCCATACAACGATGCCAGTGCGCTAGAAAAAGTTTTGAAAGAACATGGTAAAACCACCGCAGCATTCATACTTGAGCCAATCCAAGGCGAGGCTGGTGTATTTGTTCCAGACGAAGGTTACTTGAAAAAAACATACGAACTTTGCAAGAAAAACAACGTGCTTTTCATTGCCGACGAGGTTCAAACAGGTATTGCCCGTACCGGTAAAATGCTAGCCTGCGACCACGAAGGCGTTCGCCCCGATATTCTTATCCTGGGTAAAGCAGTTTCTGGTGGTGTTATGCCCGTATCGTGCGTTCTTGCCGACGATGAAATTATGCTAACCATCAAACCCGGCGAGCATGGATCAACATTCGGTGGAAACCCTGTAGCCGCTAAAGTTGCTATTGCTGCTCTCACCGTTATTAAGGAAGAAAAATTAGCTGAGAATGCTGAGAAAATGGGTAAAATATTCCGCGATGAAATGAACAACATCAAGAGCGAAATGATTGAGATTGTTCGCGGTAAAGGTTTACTCAACGCCGTTGTAATTCGCAACAAACCTGGCAAAACAGCTTGGGATGTTTGTGTAGCAATGGCCGAGAAAGGTGTTCTTGCTAAACCTACCCATGGTAACATCATTCGCTTTGCTCCTCCTTTAGTAATCACAGAAGCAGAGTTACGCGATGCTATTGGTAGAATTAAGGAAGCATTCAAACAATTCGAATAG
- the phoP gene encoding DNA-binding response regulator, which translates to MAMDLSKFRILVVDDEPDIIEFLSYNLNKEGFSIKTASTGRQAIKTAESFNPHLILLDVMMPEMDGIETCEELRANPKTKDVLIAFLTARSEDYSQIAGFDAGGDDYISKPIKPKVLISRIKALLKRIASIDDSSLLEREIPAVGLSIDKERYVVYLNGNEIMLPKKEFELLALLHSKPQKVFTRDEIYQAIWGDEIIVGDRTIDVHIRKLREKLGEDYIRTVKGVGYKFMN; encoded by the coding sequence ATGGCTATGGATTTATCGAAGTTCCGAATTCTGGTGGTTGACGACGAACCCGATATCATCGAGTTTTTAAGTTACAATTTAAACAAAGAGGGATTCTCTATTAAAACTGCATCAACCGGTCGTCAAGCCATTAAAACAGCCGAATCATTTAACCCTCATTTAATTTTACTCGATGTGATGATGCCCGAGATGGATGGCATTGAAACTTGCGAGGAGTTGAGGGCAAATCCCAAAACTAAGGATGTTTTAATTGCATTTTTAACAGCCCGTAGCGAGGATTACAGCCAGATTGCTGGGTTTGATGCTGGAGGCGATGATTACATATCGAAGCCAATAAAGCCTAAGGTTCTGATAAGTCGAATAAAAGCACTCCTCAAGCGTATTGCTTCCATTGACGATAGTTCTTTGCTTGAGCGGGAGATTCCTGCTGTTGGACTTTCGATTGATAAAGAACGGTACGTTGTTTACCTTAATGGAAACGAAATAATGCTTCCCAAAAAGGAATTTGAGTTACTGGCCTTACTGCATAGTAAACCTCAAAAAGTATTTACCCGCGATGAAATATATCAGGCCATTTGGGGCGATGAGATTATTGTTGGCGATAGAACCATTGATGTACATATTCGTAAGTTACGCGAGAAATTAGGCGAGGATTACATAAGAACTGTTAAAGGAGTAGGGTATAAGTTTATGAATTAA
- a CDS encoding MATE family efflux transporter, with protein sequence MSLHKKYFSDYHKAGGVKELLFIALPMIISTACDGVMTFTDRLFLARVGSEQMNAAMGGGVTMQMLMFFFVGLTGYTTALVAQYFGANQKSNTTVAAFQGILITLLAWPIIMMIKPVAIAYFHFMNIPASQIGFQIDYLNILAWGSIFGMMRYTLGCYFTGIGKTKIVMVATITAMVVNIALDYILIFGKLGFAPMGVKGAAIATILGSFAAMVILIANYLNHTNRKEFAVTHSFRFNPEIMKKLLYYGYPAGLELFLNFFAFATMVSLFHSQGDHAATASTIMFNWDLMSFIPLLGVEIAVTSLVGRYMGAGRPQVAHRTALSGIKTGIFYSVAILILFVFVPETLVRVFHPKTPSMVFEQAVPIAVSMIQIASLYVLAEAVMVALVGALRGAGDTFFTMVASVAAHWAFVPILYLSLNVFKLSIAVSWLLLVVFFLLFGIVLIVRFRSEKWKKIKVIH encoded by the coding sequence ATGAGTTTGCACAAAAAATACTTCTCCGATTACCATAAAGCCGGAGGAGTTAAGGAGTTACTTTTTATTGCACTTCCTATGATTATCTCTACAGCCTGCGACGGAGTTATGACCTTTACCGACAGGCTATTCCTTGCCAGAGTTGGCTCAGAACAGATGAATGCAGCAATGGGAGGCGGTGTTACTATGCAGATGTTAATGTTTTTCTTTGTTGGGCTTACAGGCTACACCACAGCATTGGTGGCACAATACTTTGGGGCGAACCAGAAAAGCAACACAACGGTAGCTGCTTTCCAAGGAATATTGATTACACTACTGGCTTGGCCAATTATAATGATGATAAAACCAGTTGCAATAGCCTATTTCCATTTTATGAACATCCCTGCATCGCAAATTGGATTTCAAATCGACTACCTGAATATACTGGCCTGGGGTTCTATTTTTGGGATGATGCGGTATACGCTTGGTTGCTACTTTACGGGTATTGGCAAAACCAAAATAGTGATGGTAGCAACCATCACAGCCATGGTGGTGAACATTGCTCTGGATTACATTCTAATATTCGGCAAGCTTGGCTTTGCCCCAATGGGAGTAAAGGGCGCTGCAATTGCCACAATTCTTGGGTCTTTTGCAGCAATGGTAATCCTAATTGCTAACTACCTTAACCATACAAACAGGAAAGAGTTTGCAGTAACACATTCGTTCAGGTTTAACCCTGAAATCATGAAAAAACTGCTTTACTACGGTTACCCGGCAGGACTAGAGCTATTCCTAAATTTCTTTGCATTTGCCACAATGGTTTCGCTATTCCATTCGCAGGGCGATCATGCTGCAACGGCCAGCACAATAATGTTCAACTGGGATCTGATGTCGTTTATTCCCCTACTTGGAGTAGAGATAGCGGTAACCAGCTTAGTTGGAAGATACATGGGCGCCGGTAGACCACAGGTTGCGCACCGTACCGCGCTATCGGGTATCAAAACCGGGATATTCTACTCGGTAGCAATACTAATACTATTCGTATTTGTACCCGAAACGCTGGTTAGAGTATTCCACCCAAAAACTCCCAGCATGGTATTTGAGCAAGCCGTTCCCATTGCCGTTTCTATGATTCAAATAGCATCGCTGTATGTGCTTGCCGAGGCTGTTATGGTTGCATTGGTTGGCGCGCTACGCGGTGCTGGCGACACCTTTTTCACAATGGTAGCATCGGTAGCAGCACACTGGGCATTTGTTCCCATACTCTACCTATCGCTCAACGTGTTTAAGCTATCCATAGCCGTAAGCTGGCTGCTGCTGGTTGTATTCTTTTTGCTATTCGGCATAGTACTTATTGTTCGATTCCGAAGCGAGAAGTGGAAAAAAATAAAGGTTATTCACTAA